One window of Corynebacterium sp. P3-F1 genomic DNA carries:
- a CDS encoding TetR/AcrR family transcriptional regulator, whose product MNSVSESSDLTGRARLRDAAIELFAERGFDKTSVKAIAEAAGVSPGLVIHHYGSKDELKRVCDEHVIAKLLDERFASAETPSPNLVQALLAEASSAGPMFNYLARLLIEPGKAGDELLARLVASTRQNLAEGRESGSIRPASDPEATAMLVTVFGVAQFLVRDRFAQVLGADPFSAEGAARLTLPTLEIFTEGLYADTGLLEAARSALAGQSDAESNDGRDGA is encoded by the coding sequence ATGAATTCAGTTTCTGAGTCTTCCGATCTGACCGGGCGTGCCCGTCTCCGTGATGCGGCGATCGAGTTGTTCGCGGAACGGGGGTTCGACAAGACGAGCGTGAAGGCAATCGCGGAGGCTGCCGGGGTCAGTCCTGGACTGGTGATCCATCACTACGGGTCGAAGGACGAGTTGAAGCGCGTCTGCGATGAGCATGTGATCGCCAAACTGCTCGATGAGCGATTCGCCTCAGCGGAGACTCCCTCCCCGAACCTGGTGCAAGCGCTTCTGGCCGAAGCCTCGAGCGCGGGCCCGATGTTCAACTACCTCGCCCGCCTGCTGATCGAACCGGGTAAGGCCGGTGACGAACTGCTCGCCCGGCTGGTGGCGAGCACCCGGCAGAACTTGGCCGAGGGGCGCGAGTCTGGTTCGATCAGGCCTGCATCTGATCCCGAGGCGACCGCGATGCTGGTCACCGTGTTCGGGGTCGCGCAGTTCTTGGTGCGTGATCGCTTCGCGCAGGTCTTGGGGGCTGACCCGTTCTCGGCTGAGGGGGCGGCACGGCTCACGCTCCCGACTCTCGAAATTTTCACCGAGGGCCTCTATGCCGATACGGGGCTGCTTGAAGCGGCTCGAAGCGCCCTCGCAGGGCAGAGCGACGCCGAGTCGAACGACGGAAGGGATGGCGCATGA
- a CDS encoding PIN-like domain-containing protein, which yields MSFSDIRPEFNVITDEELKSKFQEGLPVYFDTNVIRDLWRLHSAPRKSVMELIGDLSERVYLPFQTQVELKSQAFRTSLLNAIPRPSTNKIEGLISSARSKLEEEIGFIRPLPGAIGGSEEDVAQILDEVAEKFGAFLDWFNDVDGRVRQLLGAPIDVGAIRSGARNHDLLDELGETFQTDHFMSEPAPSTRDAWTVEYDQRINKDEPVGPGLTDVGKATVEKSAGDYYMWQEMLNHCVENGFSKGFFFVTQEKKKDLWEQKQDDEAVRRIDPRIQKESIDTTGGPMIVIDLEHFLRLAAPQESADMYSSIARDAVSESDEWTYEAYSSLLNLLAERGRTVQQEVIMEAAKRGGYITREEIGNILGWEDGAKNYLTRFRMPADSVKNILVDMKLLPDSASDPLVAVYRGPGEAVGYRVPPEFSDFCETSESVAG from the coding sequence GTGTCTTTCAGTGACATAAGGCCAGAGTTCAATGTGATCACGGACGAAGAGCTGAAATCGAAATTCCAGGAGGGGCTTCCTGTCTATTTCGACACAAACGTGATTCGCGACCTGTGGAGATTGCACTCTGCACCCAGGAAGAGCGTAATGGAGCTCATTGGCGACCTGAGTGAACGTGTATACCTACCTTTTCAGACACAGGTTGAACTAAAGTCGCAAGCTTTTAGAACGAGTTTGCTGAATGCGATTCCCCGCCCGAGTACGAACAAGATTGAGGGGTTGATCAGCTCGGCGAGGTCCAAGTTGGAAGAGGAGATCGGGTTCATTCGGCCTTTGCCCGGTGCAATTGGCGGTAGTGAAGAGGACGTGGCGCAAATCTTGGATGAGGTTGCGGAAAAGTTTGGGGCTTTTCTGGATTGGTTTAACGATGTCGACGGCCGAGTGCGGCAGCTCCTGGGTGCGCCGATAGACGTCGGAGCAATACGGTCAGGCGCGAGAAATCATGACCTCTTAGACGAGCTTGGCGAAACTTTCCAAACTGATCATTTCATGTCGGAGCCGGCACCGTCGACGAGGGACGCGTGGACGGTGGAATACGACCAGCGCATAAACAAAGATGAGCCTGTTGGGCCGGGATTAACCGATGTAGGTAAAGCAACAGTAGAAAAGTCTGCTGGCGATTATTACATGTGGCAGGAAATGCTCAATCACTGCGTGGAGAATGGATTCTCTAAAGGATTCTTCTTTGTAACGCAGGAAAAGAAGAAAGATTTGTGGGAACAGAAGCAGGATGACGAGGCCGTTCGCCGGATTGATCCCAGAATTCAGAAGGAGTCAATTGATACCACCGGAGGCCCAATGATCGTTATTGACCTAGAACATTTTCTGCGGTTAGCGGCGCCTCAAGAATCTGCGGACATGTATTCGTCAATCGCGCGAGATGCGGTTTCCGAATCGGATGAATGGACCTATGAGGCATACTCGAGTCTTCTTAACCTTCTTGCAGAACGGGGTAGAACAGTTCAACAAGAGGTAATCATGGAGGCCGCCAAACGTGGTGGCTACATTACCAGAGAAGAGATTGGGAACATCCTGGGTTGGGAGGATGGCGCTAAGAATTACCTGACCCGATTCAGGATGCCTGCCGATAGCGTAAAGAATATTCTGGTAGACATGAAGCTTCTTCCGGACTCTGCCTCCGACCCCTTAGTGGCGGTTTACCGGGGTCCCGGAGAGGCGGTCGGGTACAGAGTTCCTCCTGAATTCTCAGATTTTTGTGAGACTTCGGAGAGTGTCGCTGGCTGA
- a CDS encoding IS3 family transposase (programmed frameshift), with product MPRKYSDEFKAKAVRLAEDLVELEGCSKWGAAVEIGEKLGIPAHTLNDWLKPNMVSSDVEIGAGESTADELKRLRKEIKELRRANEIWKTASAFFRGGTRPSHQKMIEYIDAYRDRFGVEAICRTLKETECGFITSRGYRAAKTRAPSARSLSDALLIPELVRVYEDNFSVYGIRKMWKAMQRAGWDIGRDQTARLMKQAGIQGRRRGRTPITTLRANVPDCRPDLVNRDFTASAPNRLWVADITYVRTLSGFAYTALITDAYSRKIVGVATRASMRTDELPLEVFKHALYHAGDLRLEGLVHHSDRGSQYVSIRYGEALAHAGIDPSVGTVGDSYDNALAETVNGLYKTELIYPHRPWTSVGEVEIATLRWVYWWNNQRLHESLGYITPQEMEYAYYQQSDVQSLGV from the exons ATGCCAAGGAAATACAGTGACGAGTTCAAGGCCAAGGCAGTGCGTTTGGCTGAGGACCTCGTTGAGCTCGAAGGGTGTTCGAAATGGGGTGCAGCCGTAGAGATCGGTGAAAAGCTCGGCATTCCAGCGCACACGCTCAACGATTGGTTGAAGCCGAATATGGTCTCGTCCGATGTTGAGATTGGCGCCGGCGAGTCAACGGCTGACGAACTGAAGCGGTTGCGGAAAGAGATTAAGGAGCTACGCAGGGCGAATGAGATCTGGAAAACCGCGTCGGCTTTTT TTCGCGGCGGAACTCGACCGTCCCACCAGAAGATGATCGAATACATCGATGCGTATCGCGATCGCTTCGGGGTCGAGGCTATCTGTCGCACATTGAAAGAGACAGAATGTGGGTTCATCACCTCTCGCGGCTACCGAGCAGCGAAAACACGAGCGCCGTCGGCGAGGAGTTTGTCAGATGCGCTGCTTATTCCTGAATTGGTGAGGGTCTATGAGGACAACTTCAGCGTCTACGGGATACGCAAGATGTGGAAGGCTATGCAGCGCGCTGGCTGGGATATCGGCCGTGATCAGACCGCGCGGTTGATGAAACAAGCCGGCATACAAGGCCGCAGGCGGGGCCGCACACCGATTACGACACTTCGGGCTAACGTGCCGGATTGTCGTCCTGATCTGGTCAACCGTGATTTCACGGCCTCGGCTCCGAACCGGTTGTGGGTCGCTGACATCACCTATGTGCGCACCCTGTCTGGTTTTGCTTACACCGCGTTAATCACTGATGCGTACTCCCGAAAGATTGTCGGTGTCGCCACTCGAGCGAGCATGCGTACCGATGAACTGCCGCTGGAGGTCTTTAAGCACGCGTTGTATCACGCTGGTGATCTTCGTTTAGAAGGGCTTGTCCACCACAGTGATCGTGGCTCGCAGTATGTGTCGATCCGCTACGGTGAGGCACTCGCTCACGCTGGGATCGATCCGTCCGTTGGCACTGTCGGTGACTCCTACGACAACGCGTTGGCTGAAACGGTCAACGGCCTCTACAAAACGGAGTTGATTTATCCCCACCGGCCGTGGACGTCAGTTGGGGAGGTCGAGATCGCGACCCTTCGTTGGGTGTACTGGTGGAACAACCAGAGGCTCCACGAATCCCTCGGATATATCACTCCACAGGAGATGGAGTACGCCTACTATCAACAATCAGACGTTCAGTCGCTGGGCGTTTAG
- a CDS encoding alpha/beta fold hydrolase: MLQEYSRNKNFNLAKRTFAAILEAVALDLPYRITSPTLLIVGECDTTRGAKRFSRRWAETDGLSLAWVPEAAHNTNVDNPEAVNRLISSLSTGV; encoded by the coding sequence ATGTTGCAAGAATACTCCCGCAATAAGAACTTCAATCTAGCCAAACGCACTTTCGCCGCGATCTTGGAAGCAGTCGCCCTCGACTTGCCCTACAGAATTACCAGCCCAACGCTGCTCATCGTCGGCGAGTGCGACACCACCAGGGGAGCGAAGCGCTTCAGCCGTCGCTGGGCCGAAACCGACGGCCTGTCGCTGGCGTGGGTGCCGGAGGCTGCACACAACACCAACGTGGACAACCCCGAGGCGGTGAATAGGTTGATTTCCAGCTTGTCAACGGGCGTATGA
- a CDS encoding ABC transporter ATP-binding protein — MTAVIETRELQKKYGKHLAVDGIGLRVERGSVFGLIGPNGAGKTTVLRMLVDIIRPTAGELSVLGSVPRRSGTALRRRIGYLPGELKLSERIRGGTLLHHLAQISGPVEPGTIEGLAERLGLDLNRPVRALSKGNRQKLGLIQAFMHRPELIILDEPTSGLDPLVQREFLAMVREAREAGQSVLLSSHILTEIQHSADDVAVLAGGRIVAQGDVSSLRLSRVARLSAVLADTTADAARAALATLPILDDLDAEATASGDLVRLKATIRGEADTVVKALAQFTVRDLTIEEPDLEESILDLYARTNGTR, encoded by the coding sequence ATGACCGCCGTCATTGAGACACGCGAGTTGCAGAAGAAGTACGGCAAGCACCTCGCCGTCGATGGGATCGGCCTGCGCGTCGAACGGGGTTCGGTGTTCGGGTTGATCGGTCCGAACGGTGCGGGCAAGACGACGGTGTTGCGGATGCTGGTGGACATCATCCGCCCGACCGCTGGGGAGTTGAGCGTGCTCGGTTCCGTGCCGCGCCGTTCCGGTACGGCGCTGCGTCGTCGTATCGGCTACCTGCCGGGCGAGCTGAAGCTGTCCGAGCGCATCCGTGGCGGCACGCTCTTGCATCACCTGGCTCAGATCAGCGGTCCGGTCGAGCCGGGCACGATCGAGGGCCTGGCAGAGCGTCTGGGTCTTGACCTGAACCGTCCTGTGAGGGCGTTGTCGAAAGGGAACCGGCAGAAGCTGGGCCTGATCCAAGCGTTCATGCATCGGCCGGAGTTGATAATTCTCGATGAGCCGACCAGCGGCCTCGATCCGTTGGTGCAGCGCGAGTTCCTGGCGATGGTGCGCGAGGCACGCGAAGCCGGGCAGTCGGTTCTACTCAGTTCGCACATCCTGACCGAGATACAGCACTCCGCAGATGATGTGGCGGTTCTCGCCGGCGGCAGGATCGTCGCCCAGGGCGACGTGTCCTCGCTGAGACTCTCCCGCGTCGCCCGGCTGAGCGCCGTGCTCGCAGACACCACCGCCGACGCGGCACGGGCGGCGCTCGCCACGTTGCCGATACTGGATGACCTCGACGCGGAAGCGACCGCCTCGGGCGATCTCGTGAGGCTCAAGGCCACCATCCGAGGCGAGGCCGACACGGTCGTGAAAGCCCTCGCGCAGTTCACCGTGCGCGACCTGACCATCGAAGAACCCGACCTCGAAGAGTCGATCCTCGACCTCTACGCGCGAACGAACGGCACCAGATGA
- a CDS encoding ABC transporter permease, translating into MTTAALAPVSRPTAPIFSRHLLDGWRGQLGWSLGIAAVIGMYLPLFPSLQSPELAQLIDSLPAELVSTLGFNQIASGAGYAQATFFGLLGFVLAAIASVSWGAAFIAGTEETGRLELTLAHAVGRAQYALESAAALIVKMLALGAVAFLLILAINTPAELDLSATNLLAVTIAWTSLGLLSGVAALAFGALTGRRSWAIGAGAGIAVLGYGLDAVGGTSEDFAWLSNLSPYHWAFDNTPLADGFDWAGLALLWGLSAVLIGITAWALSRRDILG; encoded by the coding sequence ATGACCACGGCAGCACTGGCCCCGGTTTCCCGACCCACCGCCCCGATCTTCTCCCGGCACCTGCTCGACGGCTGGCGCGGGCAACTCGGCTGGTCGCTCGGCATCGCGGCCGTGATCGGGATGTACCTGCCGTTGTTCCCCTCGCTGCAATCCCCGGAACTCGCGCAGTTGATCGACAGCCTGCCCGCTGAACTGGTGAGCACGCTCGGGTTCAACCAGATCGCCAGCGGAGCAGGTTACGCGCAAGCGACGTTCTTCGGCCTGCTCGGCTTCGTGCTCGCCGCAATAGCCAGCGTCTCCTGGGGCGCGGCGTTCATCGCAGGCACGGAGGAAACCGGGCGACTCGAACTCACCCTCGCGCACGCGGTCGGACGCGCCCAGTACGCGCTCGAAAGTGCAGCGGCACTCATCGTCAAGATGCTCGCCCTCGGCGCGGTGGCATTCCTGCTGATCCTCGCAATCAACACCCCCGCAGAACTCGACCTCTCCGCCACCAACCTCCTCGCCGTAACGATCGCCTGGACAAGTCTCGGCCTCCTCTCCGGTGTCGCCGCTCTCGCGTTCGGCGCCCTCACCGGGCGGCGATCCTGGGCGATCGGAGCCGGAGCCGGGATCGCCGTCCTCGGCTACGGACTCGATGCCGTCGGAGGCACCAGCGAAGACTTCGCCTGGCTATCGAACCTCTCGCCCTACCACTGGGCATTCGACAACACCCCGCTCGCGGACGGCTTCGACTGGGCCGGGCTTGCGCTCCTCTGGGGTCTCTCCGCAGTCCTCATAGGCATCACCGCCTGGGCGCTGTCGCGCCGCGACATCCTCGGGTAA